A part of Paenibacillus sp. sptzw28 genomic DNA contains:
- a CDS encoding thioredoxin family protein → MVNLDIYRKESGLNLLPVSLNTKGTSQMAIEELQEEELLKRLRKKGGNEAVLFHTVFCGTCQLTERMLEIVQAAGVGVPIHKININYAPVLRDAWRISSVPCLVLITDGQPVHVEYTMRSVDHLYALIKSLEPEIDEEVTNNG, encoded by the coding sequence ATGGTAAACTTAGATATATACCGAAAAGAGAGCGGATTAAATCTGCTGCCTGTCTCGCTGAATACGAAAGGAACAAGTCAGATGGCCATAGAAGAGCTACAGGAGGAAGAGCTCCTTAAACGACTGCGTAAGAAAGGCGGTAACGAAGCGGTATTGTTTCACACCGTTTTCTGCGGTACATGCCAGTTGACGGAGAGAATGCTCGAAATTGTTCAGGCTGCCGGAGTTGGCGTTCCCATTCACAAAATAAATATCAACTACGCCCCGGTACTGCGGGATGCCTGGCGAATATCGAGCGTACCGTGCCTAGTTCTGATTACGGACGGCCAGCCGGTCCATGTTGAATACACGATGCGCTCGGTTGATCACTTGTACGCCCTTATAAAGAGTCTGGAGCCGGAAATCGATGAGGAGGTAACCAATAATGGGTGA
- a CDS encoding cadherin-like beta sandwich domain-containing protein: protein MQFTQRKRIGLFRRIVSATLSGLMVFSAVASLLLSPTSAAAAATPVTRVLQYWTNGYTAMKDALVAQEQGTTNFGNSAALIIGNLATGQRYTFLQFDLASIPQNAEITSAKLELYLNDARVSSNIGTTNVPIAIHQVTKDWQENTLTWNNAVSTPIYNTTPISSQMTTSVANGSWNAFDVLGLTQQWVSGTAANYGIMLKRDNSTDASDFNKGFDSSEGTTRPKLTITYSVPATDFTVAPAELTLIQGGSGTRLKADFTPDNATDQSVTWTSSDSSVAAVDANGYVTPGANLGNATITATTADGLTATSTVTVRAPAASDKPVTTTQVVLQQGLNGYVGTDDTSVHEYNTYPDTNWGAYDRTYVGRVAAYVNDRKRALHKFDMSSIPANAIITSATLELYLLDAANNTVSMGAREILEPWVEGNKSGTAASAGETTWNNQPLYDAATVDIQSVSYTPNTWKTFTLTGTVRQWVEGGKPNYGVEIVDQDEATNVANYKIFASSEYSDSTKRPILRINYYIPATGVDVTPSALSLVQGGSTGQLSAAVLPSTASNKNVRWVSDTPAVATVDQNGVVTPVGPGTAVITATTDDGHYTDSSTVTVSEQDVNLSNLTLSQGAMTPAFDPATTDYSATVAHSVTSMQLTPTTSDPNATVMVNGQSVASGSASSPVSLNVGANTIKVVVTSAAGTMRKTYSVIVYRQASTNANLSNLALSQGTLSPAFSSGVTGYSATVANSITSVDVTPTAADPGATITVNGKVVASGTPSTVPLNVGDNIVKVIVTAEDGTTQKLYTVTVTRPPSSNAELSGLSLSQGTLSPAFSSGTQSYGATVANSTTSVTVTPTSAEPNATVTVNGQTVASGTASAAIPLSVGDNLINVTVTAQDGTTKKTYTLTVTRAPSNSADLTYLSVSEGSLAPAFGSGVQQYTVSVANNVTGITVTPTLADPNATVKVNGTLVASGSASPSIPLNVGDNPINVTVTAQDGTTTKTYTVTVKRAASAIASLNNLALSQGTLSPAFGSGVTSYTAAVANSVSSVSVTPTVTDANATVKVNGTLVPSGSASGEIPLSIGDNPIDVTVTAQDGTTTKTYTVTVTRAPSNSAGLTDLALSDGTLSPAFSMGATDYTSTVANSVYSLTVTPTTADPNATVTVNGTLVNSGTASQAISLNAGDNPIAVTVTAQDGTTQMTYNVVVTRAASGSADLSYLALSEGSLNPAFASGVTSYTAGVGNSVVSVKVTPTTADPNATVTVNGKLVASGAPSGPIPLNPGDNPITVTVTAQDGTTTKTYSLNVTRAARTNADLSNLALSSGSLSPVFASGVQSYSATVASTVTSVTVTPTASDLNATLTVNGKAVASGAASAAIPLNVGDNRIDVLVTAEDGTTAKTYTVIVTRSASNSTDLSSLALSEGTLSPAFSSAVTAYSATVANEIASVTVTAAAVDPNAIITVDGTIVSSGTASPPIALKVGQNPIAVTVTAQDRATVKTYNLVVTRAASTGAELSGLTLSEGTLSPAFSSTTAEYSATVVSSVYSITVTPTAADPNASITVNGKLVASGTPSSAIALNPGDNPITVVVKAQDGTTQMTYRVTVRKEAGPNADLINLALSSGTLSPSFSSGTQTYTATVTNDVYAVSVTPTAADNGAVITVNGTIVASGTTSRPLPLNEGDNLINVAVWAQDGTTKTYSVKVYREVSSNAADLVDLALSSGTLGPSFSSGMLDYTATVTSSVYQVSVTPTTANANAIVTVNGAVVASATPSQPIALKAGENQITVLVKAQDSSTTKRYTIIITRETDNGADLINLTLSNGTLSPAFSGGIMNYAAAVANEVTSVTVTPTAKAGAAIKVNGQAAANGTASAPIALQVGNNPISVEVTSPADGVKTYTVIVIRTDKLSTPGSGNFFGGYTGYELTAIYLNATDYQMRIGEKRQITVHAVYASGKVETITDATFESASASIAEVNGSGLVTGIAEGTTRITVKRGTLSASASVVVLAKLADEQNKNGSAGSVCTQTNWIDTQNHWAKTYIEKAAQQCIVQGFTNQIFVPNGEVTRLQFALMVSRAFKLQGDASSLEAFKDRRQVPGSAVDELAGAIAAGVIKGYTDGTLRPNVKLSRTEMIAMLMRGWGMSAASSTKTSFADDSQIPKWAKGYVTEAALKGIVNGRSSSRFEPGSTATRAEAVVVLIRIQEVMQEKP, encoded by the coding sequence ATGCAATTTACTCAACGAAAACGAATCGGGTTATTCAGACGCATCGTTTCCGCAACACTCAGCGGACTCATGGTATTTTCAGCGGTTGCATCCTTACTTTTGTCCCCCACCTCCGCAGCTGCGGCGGCAACGCCTGTGACGAGGGTGTTGCAGTACTGGACTAACGGGTATACCGCTATGAAGGATGCGCTCGTCGCGCAAGAACAGGGAACAACGAACTTTGGCAATTCAGCAGCGCTTATCATTGGTAATTTGGCGACCGGGCAGAGATATACGTTTCTCCAATTCGATCTTGCGTCCATCCCGCAGAACGCCGAGATTACGAGCGCGAAGCTGGAGCTGTACTTAAATGATGCCAGGGTGAGCAGCAACATAGGAACCACCAATGTGCCAATCGCTATCCATCAAGTGACAAAGGATTGGCAGGAGAATACGCTTACCTGGAACAACGCGGTAAGCACCCCAATCTATAACACGACGCCAATTTCAAGCCAGATGACGACAAGCGTTGCGAACGGTTCCTGGAATGCATTCGATGTGCTGGGTCTGACGCAGCAGTGGGTGTCTGGAACGGCAGCGAACTACGGAATCATGCTTAAGAGAGATAATTCCACGGATGCGTCAGATTTCAACAAGGGATTCGATTCCAGCGAAGGAACCACCCGTCCCAAATTAACGATCACATATAGCGTACCGGCTACGGACTTCACCGTTGCGCCTGCGGAGCTTACCCTAATCCAGGGAGGAAGCGGCACCAGGCTGAAAGCCGACTTTACACCGGATAATGCCACGGATCAGAGTGTGACGTGGACGTCCAGCGATTCTTCGGTCGCGGCGGTGGACGCGAATGGATACGTGACGCCGGGCGCCAACCTCGGGAATGCCACGATCACAGCGACGACGGCGGACGGGTTAACGGCGACAAGCACGGTAACCGTCAGAGCCCCCGCTGCGAGCGACAAGCCGGTCACTACGACGCAGGTCGTGCTGCAGCAAGGGCTGAACGGGTATGTCGGTACAGACGATACCAGTGTCCACGAATATAATACCTATCCTGATACCAACTGGGGCGCTTACGACCGGACATATGTTGGCCGTGTTGCGGCTTATGTGAATGACAGAAAGAGGGCGTTGCACAAATTCGACATGTCGTCCATCCCCGCCAATGCCATTATTACAAGCGCGACGCTGGAGCTTTATCTCCTCGACGCAGCCAACAATACCGTCTCCATGGGCGCGCGGGAGATTCTCGAGCCTTGGGTGGAAGGGAACAAGAGCGGGACTGCTGCATCGGCTGGCGAAACAACATGGAACAACCAGCCCTTATACGACGCCGCGACGGTCGACATCCAATCGGTCAGCTACACGCCTAACACCTGGAAAACCTTTACGTTGACCGGTACGGTGCGGCAGTGGGTCGAAGGCGGCAAGCCGAACTACGGCGTGGAAATTGTCGATCAAGACGAAGCTACGAATGTAGCGAACTATAAAATATTCGCTTCCTCTGAATATTCCGACTCCACGAAGCGACCGATTCTGCGGATCAATTACTATATCCCCGCGACAGGCGTCGACGTGACGCCGTCGGCCCTTTCGCTGGTACAGGGCGGAAGCACGGGGCAGCTAAGCGCGGCAGTGCTGCCGAGCACGGCAAGCAACAAGAATGTGCGCTGGGTATCGGATACGCCTGCGGTGGCGACAGTAGACCAGAACGGCGTCGTCACGCCGGTCGGTCCGGGAACGGCAGTCATTACCGCGACGACGGACGACGGGCACTATACGGACTCGAGTACGGTTACCGTGTCGGAGCAGGACGTGAATCTAAGCAATTTGACGTTGTCGCAAGGGGCAATGACGCCGGCATTCGACCCCGCAACGACGGACTATTCCGCGACGGTGGCCCATAGCGTGACGAGCATGCAGCTTACCCCGACGACCTCCGACCCGAACGCGACGGTGATGGTCAACGGACAGAGCGTGGCGAGCGGCAGCGCCTCCTCGCCGGTTTCCCTCAATGTGGGGGCCAATACCATTAAGGTGGTCGTAACATCGGCGGCGGGGACGATGCGCAAGACGTACTCCGTCATTGTGTACCGGCAGGCGAGCACCAACGCCAATTTGAGCAATTTGGCACTGTCGCAGGGGACGTTAAGCCCGGCGTTCAGCAGCGGGGTGACAGGCTATTCGGCCACCGTGGCCAATAGCATCACCAGCGTGGACGTGACGCCGACGGCGGCGGACCCGGGTGCGACGATAACGGTGAACGGCAAGGTTGTCGCCAGCGGCACCCCGTCAACCGTTCCCTTAAACGTGGGGGACAATATTGTCAAGGTAATCGTCACGGCGGAAGACGGGACGACGCAGAAGCTGTATACGGTGACGGTCACCCGTCCGCCGAGCAGCAACGCCGAATTAAGCGGGTTGTCGCTGTCGCAGGGAACGCTTAGCCCCGCGTTCAGCAGCGGCACGCAGAGCTACGGCGCAACCGTGGCCAACAGCACAACAAGCGTGACGGTGACGCCGACGTCGGCGGAACCGAACGCGACTGTCACGGTGAACGGGCAAACCGTGGCGAGCGGCACCGCGTCTGCGGCGATCCCGCTTAGCGTCGGCGACAACCTGATCAACGTGACGGTGACGGCGCAGGACGGGACGACGAAGAAAACGTATACGTTGACGGTCACCCGCGCGCCGAGCAACAGCGCGGACTTGACCTACCTGTCGGTGTCCGAGGGAAGCCTGGCGCCGGCGTTCGGCAGCGGCGTGCAGCAGTACACGGTGAGCGTAGCGAACAATGTGACCGGCATCACGGTCACCCCGACCCTGGCGGATCCGAACGCGACGGTGAAGGTGAACGGGACCCTGGTAGCGAGCGGTTCGGCATCCCCAAGCATTCCGCTGAACGTCGGGGACAACCCGATCAACGTAACGGTGACGGCGCAGGACGGCACGACGACGAAGACGTACACCGTGACGGTGAAACGCGCAGCGAGCGCGATCGCAAGCCTGAACAACCTGGCGCTGTCGCAGGGCACCTTGAGCCCGGCGTTCGGCAGCGGCGTGACGAGCTATACGGCGGCGGTGGCCAATAGTGTCAGCAGCGTGAGCGTTACGCCGACGGTAACGGATGCGAATGCAACGGTGAAGGTGAACGGAACGCTGGTACCAAGCGGTTCGGCATCGGGGGAGATTCCGCTCAGCATTGGGGACAACCCGATCGATGTGACGGTCACCGCCCAAGACGGCACGACGACGAAGACGTACACCGTGACGGTCACCCGAGCGCCGAGCAACAGTGCGGGATTGACTGATTTGGCTCTGTCGGACGGGACGTTAAGTCCGGCGTTCAGCATGGGAGCGACGGATTATACGTCCACGGTGGCGAACAGCGTCTACAGCCTGACCGTGACGCCGACGACGGCCGATCCGAACGCGACGGTCACGGTGAACGGAACGCTGGTGAATAGCGGTACGGCATCGCAGGCCATTTCGCTGAATGCCGGAGACAACCCGATCGCCGTGACGGTGACGGCGCAGGACGGAACGACGCAGATGACCTATAACGTCGTGGTGACCCGCGCAGCATCGGGCAGCGCGGACCTAAGCTATCTGGCGTTGTCCGAGGGAAGCTTGAACCCGGCGTTTGCAAGCGGCGTGACGAGCTATACGGCGGGGGTAGGGAACAGCGTGGTCAGCGTGAAGGTAACGCCGACGACGGCCGACCCGAACGCGACGGTCACGGTGAACGGCAAACTGGTAGCCAGCGGCGCACCGTCCGGCCCGATTCCGCTGAATCCGGGGGATAACCCGATTACGGTGACGGTCACGGCGCAGGATGGAACGACGACGAAAACGTACAGCCTGAACGTTACCCGCGCGGCACGCACGAATGCGGATTTGAGCAATCTGGCCTTGTCGAGCGGAAGCTTGAGCCCGGTATTTGCGAGCGGCGTGCAGAGCTACAGCGCGACCGTGGCCAGTACGGTGACAAGCGTGACGGTTACCCCGACCGCGTCGGATCTGAACGCGACGCTGACGGTGAACGGAAAAGCCGTGGCGAGCGGAGCGGCTTCGGCGGCGATCCCGCTGAATGTGGGGGACAACCGGATCGATGTACTGGTGACGGCGGAAGACGGCACGACGGCGAAGACCTATACCGTCATTGTGACCCGAAGCGCAAGCAACAGCACGGACCTGAGCAGTCTGGCCTTATCGGAAGGCACGCTTAGCCCGGCGTTCAGCAGCGCGGTAACCGCATATTCGGCGACCGTCGCCAATGAGATTGCAAGTGTGACCGTAACGGCTGCAGCGGTGGATCCGAACGCCATCATCACGGTAGACGGGACAATCGTTTCCAGCGGCACGGCCTCGCCTCCGATTGCTCTGAAGGTGGGACAAAATCCGATCGCGGTAACGGTGACAGCACAGGACAGAGCGACCGTGAAAACGTACAATCTGGTCGTCACCCGTGCCGCAAGCACTGGCGCGGAGCTCAGCGGCCTTACTTTATCGGAAGGCACGCTCAGCCCGGCGTTCAGCAGCACGACGGCCGAATACTCGGCCACTGTAGTGAGCAGTGTCTACAGCATTACGGTCACCCCGACGGCTGCCGATCCGAATGCCAGCATCACCGTGAACGGGAAGCTGGTCGCGAGCGGAACGCCATCGTCGGCCATCGCCCTGAATCCGGGCGACAATCCGATTACGGTAGTGGTAAAGGCGCAGGACGGCACGACCCAAATGACGTATCGCGTGACGGTACGCAAGGAGGCGGGCCCTAATGCGGACCTGATCAATCTGGCGCTGTCGAGCGGAACGCTAAGCCCATCGTTCAGCAGCGGGACGCAGACCTACACGGCGACGGTGACCAATGACGTATACGCCGTGTCGGTAACGCCGACGGCGGCCGACAACGGAGCGGTCATCACGGTGAACGGAACCATCGTGGCGAGCGGAACGACATCCCGGCCGCTGCCGCTCAATGAGGGAGACAACCTCATTAACGTGGCCGTCTGGGCGCAGGATGGAACGACGAAAACCTATTCCGTCAAGGTGTACCGCGAAGTGAGCTCGAACGCAGCCGACCTTGTCGATCTGGCGCTGTCAAGCGGAACGCTCGGCCCCTCGTTCAGCAGCGGGATGTTGGATTATACGGCAACGGTGACCAGCAGCGTGTATCAGGTAAGCGTAACGCCGACAACGGCGAACGCCAATGCAATAGTAACGGTGAACGGCGCCGTGGTGGCAAGCGCAACCCCTTCGCAGCCGATCGCACTGAAGGCCGGTGAGAATCAGATTACGGTCCTGGTGAAGGCGCAGGACAGTTCGACCACGAAACGCTACACCATTATTATCACCCGCGAAACGGATAACGGCGCAGACCTGATCAACCTGACGCTGTCAAACGGCACGCTTAGCCCGGCCTTCAGCGGCGGCATCATGAACTATGCCGCGGCGGTAGCCAATGAAGTGACCAGCGTCACCGTGACGCCGACGGCGAAAGCCGGCGCGGCGATCAAAGTCAACGGCCAAGCCGCAGCAAACGGTACGGCCAGCGCGCCGATTGCGCTGCAGGTCGGAAACAATCCGATTTCGGTCGAGGTCACGTCTCCGGCCGACGGCGTTAAAACGTATACCGTGATCGTCATCAGAACGGACAAGTTATCGACTCCCGGAAGCGGCAACTTCTTCGGAGGATATACCGGTTACGAACTGACGGCCATATATTTAAATGCGACGGACTATCAAATGCGAATCGGCGAGAAACGCCAAATAACGGTACATGCCGTGTATGCAAGCGGTAAAGTCGAAACGATAACGGATGCGACTTTTGAATCCGCATCTGCGTCGATAGCGGAGGTGAACGGAAGCGGCCTGGTGACGGGGATAGCGGAAGGAACAACCCGCATTACCGTCAAACGCGGGACACTTTCCGCATCGGCTTCCGTTGTGGTACTGGCCAAGCTGGCTGATGAGCAGAATAAGAATGGATCAGCCGGATCCGTTTGCACGCAAACAAACTGGATTGATACACAGAACCATTGGGCGAAGACGTACATCGAGAAGGCTGCCCAGCAGTGTATCGTCCAAGGTTTTACGAATCAGATTTTCGTACCGAACGGAGAGGTAACAAGGCTGCAGTTCGCATTGATGGTATCGCGGGCGTTCAAGCTGCAAGGAGACGCATCTTCCTTGGAAGCTTTCAAGGACCGCAGACAAGTGCCGGGTTCGGCAGTTGATGAATTGGCCGGCGCGATCGCAGCCGGTGTTATCAAAGGCTACACCGACGGAACACTTCGTCCGAACGTCAAGCTCAGCAGGACGGAAATGATTGCGATGCTGATGAGAGGCTGGGGAATGTCAGCCGCGTCGAGTACCAAGACATCGTTTGCGGACGATTCGCAAATTCCGAAGTGGGCGAAAGGCTACGTAACGGAAGCCGCCCTGAAAGGCATTGTGAATGGCCGCTCGAGCAGCCGCTTTGAGCCGGGAAGTACGGCAACAAGAGCGGAAGCGGTCGTCGTGCTGATCAGAATCCAGGAAGTAATGCAAGAGAAGCCGTAA
- a CDS encoding GNAT family N-acetyltransferase: protein MGETVKEGNGFITWEDGVAVAEITFVTSGEDTLIIDHTFVLEAMRGRKLAEDLVQRVVEYARETNKKIVPACSYAHALFRRRKEYHDIWER from the coding sequence ATGGGTGAAACGGTGAAGGAAGGAAACGGCTTTATTACGTGGGAGGACGGTGTAGCAGTCGCCGAAATCACTTTCGTGACCAGCGGGGAGGATACGCTGATTATCGATCATACCTTCGTTTTGGAGGCGATGCGCGGACGAAAACTGGCCGAGGACCTGGTTCAGCGGGTGGTGGAATATGCCAGGGAAACGAATAAGAAGATCGTACCGGCGTGTTCGTATGCGCACGCGCTGTTCAGACGGCGCAAGGAATACCACGATATTTGGGAGAGATAA
- a CDS encoding HD-GYP domain-containing protein yields MISETGTAIRTLSSKAQSLTVDKWMGFLQRKCPDTFRHSERVALLAGNAAASFGLDSRDTTALIRGCFLHDVGKTMIPGEVLRNRKPLNPMRLNLMRLHPQLGAELLENLSIQDPEVIAVVRYHHERWDGKGYPEGLSGEEIPYLARICAVIEAYDSMISKRPYRHDGGRGEVRAC; encoded by the coding sequence CTATTCGAACCTTAAGCAGCAAAGCTCAATCGTTAACCGTGGACAAATGGATGGGATTCTTGCAAAGAAAATGCCCGGACACCTTTCGACATTCGGAAAGAGTCGCCCTTTTAGCCGGGAATGCGGCTGCATCTTTCGGACTTGACTCCCGAGACACGACTGCTCTGATACGCGGTTGTTTCCTGCATGATGTGGGCAAAACCATGATTCCGGGCGAAGTGCTCCGCAATAGGAAACCGCTTAACCCAATGCGGTTAAACTTAATGCGGCTGCATCCGCAATTGGGTGCCGAACTGCTTGAAAATCTCTCGATACAGGACCCCGAAGTTATCGCGGTCGTTCGTTACCATCATGAGAGATGGGACGGTAAAGGGTATCCGGAAGGCTTGTCCGGCGAAGAAATCCCCTATCTTGCCCGCATATGCGCCGTTATCGAGGCCTATGACAGTATGATTTCCAAGCGGCCCTACCGTCATGACGGAGGAAGAGGCGAGGTTCGAGCTTGTTAA